ATGTCTATCGAACTGACTTTAAAATGAGGAAGAAAACCAACAATTTCCCTCAACCCAATGGTCAACACCACAACACATGAAGCACAATAGTTGATGGGCAAAGTAGCAACAAATGCGGTATCTCAGGAGGGACAACAGATACTAAACTCTCCAGTTGGGAATCCTACACTGCCTCAGCCAATTATGTTCACTCAGGAATAGTATGatcaaattttaaaaatgatTAGCAAAGAAGCAGGTGataattcaaaacattttgcagGTATAACTAAGGACACTACAACACatgacaaaataaataataaaaagtgGATAGTAGACTCTAGTGCAACCAATCATATGGTTCACACCAGAGAATTACTTGACAAGATAAACACTGATAGTCTAAAGTCTGCATCTAAAGTTCATTTACCTGATGATACTTCATTAGATATTGCTTGTACTGGAGAAAGTAAAATTGATGAATGTGGTGTCATTAGAAATGTGCTCTATATTCCAGATTTTAAATACAACTTATTGTCTGTCTCTAAGTTTACAAGGGACTTACAATGCTTTCTGTCTTTTTATCCTGTGTTTTGGATCATGAAAGACCTTCATAATGGGAAAGTGAAGGGGATTGGTAAGGAACTTTATGGCTTGTACAATCTCTAGCATCAGAAGGATAAGATCAAGCTTGCAGCTGTGCAAGCACATGATGATTCTAAAAAGGAAGAGGATCTAAGAATATGGCATGGGAGACTTGAGCATGCTCCAGATAAAGCGGTGAAACAAATTCCAAACATAAAGTTCAAGATCAATAATGATAGAAGAAGGGATTGCACAATCTATCCTCTAGATTAACAAGGAAGATTACCCTTCCCAAAGAGTACAAGTAGATCAAGTAAATCTTTTGAGATGATTCATATAGATGTATGGGGTCCATATAGAGTGACAAGTCATAATGGATACAAATCTTTTCTTACTATAGCAGATGATTACAGTAGGATGATATGAGTTTATTTGTTAAGACTCAAGAGTGATGTGATTGTATGCTTAAAATAGTTTTTTGCCTTAATAAAAATTCAATTTGGTGGAACAGTCAGAATTCTGAGAAGTGACAATGGAACTGAATTTTTCAATTCTGAATGCAACAACTTATTTCAATTATATGGAATGATTCACCAAAGTTCTTATGTCCACACTCCACAACAGAATGGGGTGGTGGAGAGGAAACATAGACATATACTAGAGGTGGCTAGGGAAATTAGATTGCAAGGTCATTTACCTTTCAAGTTCTGGGGAGAATGTGTACATGCAACAGTCTATATTATCAATAGACTCCCTTTATCAGTGCTATCAGTAAAGTCCTCATTTGAGATGATATATGGGAGAGCACCATCTTTACAGCATATGAGGACCATAAGATGTCTATGTTTTGCTAAATTTCTAGTAGAATGAGATAAATTTGCAGCAAGGGCTATTGGAGATGTTCTCATGGTATATTCTTCATCTCAGAAAGGCTATAGGCTATATAATCTCTTAACTAACACCTTTTTTGTGAGCAGGGATGTGAAGTTTGTGAGCAGGGATGTGAAGTTCATGGAGAACATATTTCCTCAGCTTTTGAAGGAaggaaagttgcaggtttttctaATGGAGTGATTGAACCTAATACCAGTAATGATATACCAACACCATGTCCATCATCTGAAGATGAAAATCCTCCATCTGAAGTTACAAGTCCTCCATCTGTAGATGTATTCCCTCATAAGACAACACCTGCCGCAGAAACACCATCTTCTTTATCCTTACAAGTGCTTGAAGATACACAACAACCACAATAACAAAGAGAAATACCCTCAGAAGTAGTTCACCCTTCCTATCCAGAAGATCAACCCAGAAAATCAAGCAGGAATGTGAAAGAATCTGTCTAGATGCAGGACTATGTGTGTAATGGACCATTTACAAGCTCGACTTCCAAACCTTCTTGCAAGTATCCAATGCAAGACTACTAAAGCCATAATGGTGTCTTAACCAAGTACAAATCTTACCTTTCTAAGATCACCAGCTTGAAGGAGCCTATGAGCTATGAAGAAGCAACAACAgacactaaatgggtagaagccatGGCCCAAGAGTTGACTGTCGTCAAAGAAAATGGAACATGGTCCTTAGTAGACTTTCCAACATGAAAAGTTCCTACTGGCTGCAAATGggtattcaaaataaaatacagAGCCAACGGGGAAGTTGAGAGATGCAAAACTCGTTTGGTTGCAAAAGGTTATAATCAGATTGAAGTAGTTGACTACCAAGAAACCTTCTCTCCTGTAGTTAAAATGGTAACAATCAGAGTAGTTCTTGCCTTAGTAGCAACACAAAATTGGAAtttccatcaaatggatgtataATCACGGGAGAAGTGTACATGTCTTTGCCATGGATTTCCCAGCCAGGGGAAGAAAGTCTGTAGGCTACATAAATCCCTTCATGGATTGAAGTAAGCTTCAAGACCGTGGAATTTAAAGTTGACTGAAGCCTTAACTAATTACAGGATTGGTCAGTGTAGTTGATCAAATAACTATAGATTAAGTACTAATTGTAAAGTGTATATATACAGGATTAGCTCATTGTACTCTTCAGATTATATCATAATATAATTCAGATTTCTCTCAAATGGAGATCAATCTCTAGAACCTTCTTGTTCATCAAAATGTAGACCGTCTTCTTAATTAGACGTTGTGGTGCAACCACATCAGAtctctttctatatatatatttctagACTTTTACAGTTTTGATTTGTATATTTATAATGATATTGTGAGTGCTTTAGGACGTCCACAAAATATGTTTTATTTCTTTCTACTTTTCACGATAAATTGGCTCTAACTAAATAAAGCATTGGAAACGATCTTTGTTGACCACTCAAAATCATCTTCCAGGTTCTATAATTGCTTCAAAATGTCCCTGTCGAGAGTAAGTTATTACCCTATATACTTATTATGCCACCTTTGGATTGCCCCATTCCCATCTTCCTAATATGTGTTCTTTCCAAAAATAATCCGCTTTGATAGGAACTGCAAATGATTATATCAACCAGACAATTACTTATAATCCTTAATTAGTTCGATCAACATTACAAAAACTTTATAatcattattttaatattaataattTGTTGTATGGAAAAAATATTTACTTCTCATAATTATAATTgcataaatttttaaaagaaactttTAATTTCAATAATAAGAAATTTAAGATATTGAGAGGAGGCAAAACGAGTCAAGGTGGAGTAAGatggagcaacaacaacaacaacccaatataatcccacttagtggggtctgaggagggtagtgtgtacgcagatcttacccctaccctgaggtagataggctgtttccaaatagaaacccggcatccttccctccaagaacttcccaccttgctcttgggaagagtcgaactcacaacctcttggttggaagtggaggttgcttaccatcagagcaacccctcttggaGTAAGATGGAGCATATAATATAAACAAGCTAAAGAATAAAAGGTCGTTAGGTTGGCATGTAACGTTCAATCAacattattaattttaaaatacgcATAATTTAGGCGAGAAGTTATGTAAGTATTAATTTTATGAAAGATAAAACACCaaacaaatattat
This genomic stretch from Nicotiana sylvestris chromosome 9, ASM39365v2, whole genome shotgun sequence harbors:
- the LOC138878022 gene encoding uncharacterized protein; the encoded protein is MAIGEEVPSGTSTGTTTTTIDHHHPLFLQPRDTPGISLISIQLIGSENYALRSRSMEIGLIEFKRYSEHFEYQRLLQFLMGLNETYAQPRSQILMMSPVPSFNKAYSMVISEEIQRILGKFAQALDTGDSTILFTNKGGITKDTTTHDKINNKKWIVDSSATNHMVHTRELLDKINTDSLKSASKVHLPDDTSLDIACTGESKIDECGVIRNVLYIPDFKYNLLSVSKFTRDLQCFLSFYPVFWIMKDLHNGKVKGIVRILRSDNGTEFFNSECNNLFQLYGMIHQSSYVHTPQQNGVVERKHRHILEVAREIRLQARAIGDVLMGCEVCEQGCEVHGEHISSAFEGRKVAGFSNGVIEPNTSNDIPTPCPSSEDENPPSEVTSPPSVDVFPHKTTPAAETPSSLSLQVLEDTQQPQ